The following proteins are encoded in a genomic region of Fusarium keratoplasticum isolate Fu6.1 chromosome 9, whole genome shotgun sequence:
- a CDS encoding ANAPC8 domain-containing protein codes for MALSAHEVSQLRAALQDAVVKCSERCLYQSSKWAAELLNALPETDDDDEHLDPADPKYISPIYTSNSDPEEAALEAKELSKYLLAKSLFDCREYDRCAAVFLPDSLLSSVLASRVDSSPAYASAGKGKAKASDSSAAIPLPRISQKSLFLALYAKFMSGEKRKQEDTEMVMGPQDLGTVANKQLLVIGRYLSTWFDERTTEDDEVLGSQGWLEYLYGMVLAKEKNDERALEFFIRSVHKYTMNWGCWLEMTSLISRVEDLNRISRHCPQNIVSYMFHLHTSLELYQQGPGLASSLEQLLSIFPTSSFLLTCNALLAYHAKDLMAAEQHFTRLLALHPHRLDSLDHYSNILYVLNLRPKLAFLAHLCSSVDKFRPESCVVVGNYYSLLSMHEKAVQYFRRALTLDRSCLSAWTLMGHEYVELKNTHAAIESYRRAVDVNRRDYRAWYGLGQTYEMLEMHTYSLWYYKKAAGLRPWDGKMWMAVGSCLQKMGRERDGIKALKRALLADAYYDVGSSFGSGDLLGSRSATGHMDPEILLQIAAMYDQLGEEEEAKSYMELCVAQEDGGANAEVDPAESIAIHNDSPPGSDNGAEGNENAGNEGTGVTAATSKARMWLAKFSMRTGDYAAAERLAGELCQDGVEVEEAKALVREVRSRMEASGMLDPLS; via the exons ATGGCTCTGAGCGCCCACGAGGTCTCGCAATTGCGGGCTGCTCTCCAAGACGCCGTGGTCAAATGCTCAGAGAGGTGTCTCTACCAATCTTCAAAATG GGCCGCCGAACTACTTAACGCGCTTCCCGAGaccgacgatgacgacgagcACCTCGACCCTGCGGATCCCAAGTACATCTCGCCGATATACACTTCGAACAGCGACCCAGAAGAGGCAGCTCTCGAGGCAAAAGAGTTGAGCAAATACCTGTTAGCCAAGTCTTTATTCGACTGTAGAGAGTACGACCGCTGCGCCGCTGTTTTCCTCCCCGATTCTCTCCTGTCTAGTGTCCTGGCATCAAGGGTGGACAGTTCTCCGGCGTATGCCTCAGCTGGCAAGGGAAAGGCAAAGGCTTCTGATTCATCAGCCGCGATACCTCTTCCCAGGATCAGTCAGAAGAGCTTGTTCCTTGCCCTCTATGCAAAGTTCATGTCGGGGGAAAAGCGCAAGCAAGAGGATACTGAGATGGTTATGGGCCCTCAGGATCTTGGAACAGTGGCCAACAAGCAACTCCTCGTCATTGGGCGGTATCTTTCAACTTGGTTTGATGAGAGGACAactgaagacgacgaggtgTTGGGCAGCCAGGGATGGCTTGAATATCT ATATGGCATGGTGCTTGCCAAGGAAAAGAATGACGAAAGAGCATTGGAATTCTTTATCCGAAGCGTACACAAGTACACCATGAACTGGGGCTGCTGGCTAGAAATGACGTCGCTAATATCTCGAGTCGAGGAT TTGAATCGAATATCAAGACATTGTCCTCAGAACATCGTGTCTTACATGTTTCACCTGCACACCTCCCTGGAGCTCTACCAGCAAGGACCCGGACTCGCCAGTTctcttgagcagctcctctCTATCTTCCCGACATCAtccttcctcctcacctGCAACGCATTGCTTGCCTATCACGCCAAGGATCTGATGGCTGCCGAACAGCACTTTACTCGACTGCTGGCGCTCCATCCCCATCGGCTTGATTCTCTCGACCACTATTCCAACATTCTCTACGTTCTAAATCTTCGCCCAAAACTGGCGTTTCTGGCACATCTATGCTCCAGTGTAGACAAGTTCCGTCCGGAATCCTGCGTGGTCGTTGGCAACTACTATTCCCTTCTCTCGATGCACGAAAAGGCTGTGCAGTACTTCCGACGTGCCCTGACCCTTGACCGGTCATGTCTATCGGCATGGACATTGATGGGCCACGAATACGTCGAACTCAAAAACACGCATGCGGCTATCGAGTCGTATCGCCGTGCAGTTGACGTAAATCGACGGGACTATCGGGCCTGGTACGGATTGGGTCAGACATATGAGATGCTGGAAATGCATACATACTCGCTTTGGTActacaagaaggctgccggTCTGCGTCCTTGGGATGGCAAGATGTGGATGGCTGTAGGCTCATGTCTGCAAAAGATGGGCCGAGAACGAGACGGTATCAAGGCTTTGAAGCGAGCTTTGCTCGCGGATGCCTACTATGACGTGGGCAGCAGTTTCGGAAGCGGCGATCTCCTGGGTAGCCGTAGCGCTACAGGCCATATGGACCCTGAGATCCTCTTGCAGATTGCTGCCATGTATGACCAGCtgggtgaagaggaagaagccaagtCGTACATGGAACTCTGTGTGGCTCAGGAAGATGGCGGTGCGAACGCTGAGGTTGACCCAGCAGAGTCCATCGCTATTCACAATGATTCTCCCCCGGGTTCAGACAATGGCGCTGAGGGCAACGAGAACGCGGGCAATGAGGGTACGGGTGTCACAGCAGCGACTAGCAAAGCCCGGATGTGGCTTGCCAAATTCTCGATGCGTACCGGAGACTACGCGGCAGCTGAGCGCCTTGCCGGAGAGCTGTGTCAGGATGGTGtagaggtcgaggaggccaaggccttggtGCGAGAGGTGCGGTCACGGATGGAGGCGTCGGGGATGCTTGATCCGTTGAGTTGA